DNA sequence from the Thiosulfativibrio zosterae genome:
ATGAGTGAGCGCTTTACTGAACAATAACCCGCTGATGCCACCAATGGCGCCTGCAATCAGGGTATTTAAAATAACAACACCGGTCTGAGCGTTAAGGGCTAAAACACTGCCGCCATTAAAGCCAATCCAGCCTAACCAAATCAAAAATACACCTAAGGTACTGAAAGCCAGATTGGATTGTTCAAATCCTTGGTTGCCCTTATCAAAGCGACCCAGTCGCGGGCCAATAATTAATATGGCCGCCAACGCCGCCCAGCCACCAACCGAGTGCACCACGGTTGAGCCGGCAAAATCAATAAACCCTAACTTAGCCAACCAGCCATCCACATTCCAAGCCCAGTGGGCTTGCATCGGATAAATGAATAAAGACACTATGACGGCAATCCATAAGTAAGCGGAATATTTAGTACGCTCCGCAATGGCGCCCGAAATGATGGTGACTGCGGTGGTCGCAAACATGGCTTGAAAGATGACAATGATGATTTGAGAAAAATCGGCTTCGTAATAAAACAACGGTGACCAGCCAATCAAACCACCATAGCTGTTGCCCAGCATAATGCTTGCACCAAAAGTGATAAATATCATAAAGGTGATGAGAAAGTCGCTGAGGTTTTTGAGCGCGGTCGAAATCGAGTTTTTAGCACGCGTTGCACCGGCTTCTAAAGCCGTAAAGCCTGGTTGCATCAGGGCAACCAAAACGGCGCTCACCAAAATCCATAGGTTGTTAATCAAGCTTTCTGCCATGGTGTTTGCTCTTTAAATGGACGAAGACCCTAGAAAAAGCAAGTTTTATACCTTTATTAAAAAATGCAAGTATATGAATGACCAGTCAATTTTGGCTTAAAGATCAAAGACATTTGATTGAGGTTTTGTTTGTATATGGTGCGTTTTTGAATGCGTATGTCCCATTTTGGTTAGTGAGCGCATACGCAATTTGAAAGGGTGTTGGGTTTAGGTGTTGAATTTAGTAAGAAGACAAGGCCATGATGCCTTCCATTTCAATGTCCGTGTCTTTAGGCAATTGCTTAACCGCCACCGCAGCACGCGCTGGGTAAGGTTGTTGAAAGTATTGCGCCATAATTTCATTGACCGTCGCAAAGTGCGCCATGTCAGTTAAGAAGATATTCATTTTCACGATGTCTTGCAAGGTGCCACCAGCCGCTTCGCAAACCGCAGACAAGTTTTTAAAGACTTGATGAATACGCACCGAAATATCGCCTTCGGCCAGTTGCATTGTTTCGGGAATAAGGGCAATTTGGCCTGATAAATAAACGGTGTTGCCAAAACGCACGGCTTGAGAGTAAGTGCCTATGGCCGCTGGAGCTTTATCGGTAGAGATGACTTGACGCATGGAGCTTTCCTTTTAGAGGTTTAAAATCGATTTATTCTATCCAAAAACAACCAGGCCTGGTTATTTTTAGGCTGAAATTAAGCCATTTTAGGGGTTGAATTAAAATGAGTCGTACCTAATTAAAAAGTTAGTCATGGCTAATCTTTTGGATTTTATCTATAATCAATTGCTTATTTAATACAGAGTTTAGGATATGCGTTTTAAAAAACTGCTGATGGTTGGGTTGTTTTGCTTAGGTCTTTTTAGCTTGCCAGCGCAAGCTCAGCCGTTGAAAGTGTTGGTGACGACTGGCATGATCGCCGATTTGGTTGAAAATATTGGCGGCTCTGCGGTGGAAGTCACCGCCTTAATGGGCAGCGGCGTAGACCCACACTTATACAAAGCCACCCAAGGGGATGTGCGCCGTTTATTGCAAGCGGATGTTATTTTTTTTAACGGCTTGCACCTCGAAGGCAAAATGCAGGATATGTTTGATAAATTGCAGCGCAAACAGCCAGTCTTTGCTGTGAGCGCCAACATTCCAGAAAATCGCTTACGCCATTTTGGCGCAACAGCGCATGACCCGCATATTTGGTTTGATGTGTCCTTATGGTTAATGGCTGGCGAAACGGTTTTACAAAAACTCAGCGCACAAGACCCAGCGCATCAGGCGGATTATCAGGCCAATGCCCAAGCCTATTTTGCCAAGTTAAAAGCCCTGGATACTTGGGTGCGCGCGCAAATTTTGCAAATTCCTGCCCAACAACGCGTGTTGATTACCGCTCATGATGCGTTTGGTTATTTTGGCGATGCCTATGGCATGGAAGTACGCGGCTTGCAGGGCATTAGCACCGCTACCGAGTTTGGGTTGCGTGATATTAAAATTTTGAAAGATGTCATCGCCGAGCGCAAAATCAAGGCAGTGTTTGTTGAGTCCAGCGTGCCGAAGAAGTTTATTGAATCCTTGGTGGCTGGCGTGCAAGAGTCGGGGCATCAGTTGGTGATCGGCGGTCAATTGTATTCAGATGCCATGGGATTGACTGGCACACCCGAAGGCACTTATATCGGCATGGTCACTGCCAATGTCAATACCATTGTCAGTGCGTTAAAGTAACGGAATTAAAGATGCAAAACCTGATTGAAAATTCTCCATTAGTTGTGAAGCAACTCAGTATGCGTTATCACCATAAACCGGTGTTGACCGATGTCAGTTTCTCGATTCCAGAAGGTAAAACCATTGCCATTATTGGCCCAAACGGCGCTGGCAAATCGACCTTATTAAAAGGCATTATGAATTTAGCACCGACCATGTCGGGCGAAGTGGCGTTTTTTGGTGAGCCTTTAGATAAAAAACGCTTAGCAGTCGCTTATGTGCCGCAGCGCGAAGAGTCGGACTGGGATTTTCCTATTCAAGTGATGGATGTGGTGTTGATGGGGCGGCACGGCCAGTTAAAATTTTGGCAAAGACCCAGCGCACAAGACCATCTGATTGCTGAACAAGCTTTAAGTGATGTGGGGATGCTTGAGTTTAAAGACCGCCAAATCAGTCAACTCTCGGGCGGTCAA
Encoded proteins:
- a CDS encoding metal ABC transporter ATP-binding protein codes for the protein MQNLIENSPLVVKQLSMRYHHKPVLTDVSFSIPEGKTIAIIGPNGAGKSTLLKGIMNLAPTMSGEVAFFGEPLDKKRLAVAYVPQREESDWDFPIQVMDVVLMGRHGQLKFWQRPSAQDHLIAEQALSDVGMLEFKDRQISQLSGGQQQRVFLARALAQKASLYLMDEPFAGVDVTTEKAIIDLFKELKAQNKTVVCVHHDLSTVGEYFDWVVMINARLVASGPAADVLTPENLNKTYGGRLSLLSEMTEKLYRSNLSKVHDE
- a CDS encoding RidA family protein, which encodes MRQVISTDKAPAAIGTYSQAVRFGNTVYLSGQIALIPETMQLAEGDISVRIHQVFKNLSAVCEAAGGTLQDIVKMNIFLTDMAHFATVNEIMAQYFQQPYPARAAVAVKQLPKDTDIEMEGIMALSSY
- a CDS encoding metal ABC transporter solute-binding protein, Zn/Mn family, which codes for MRFKKLLMVGLFCLGLFSLPAQAQPLKVLVTTGMIADLVENIGGSAVEVTALMGSGVDPHLYKATQGDVRRLLQADVIFFNGLHLEGKMQDMFDKLQRKQPVFAVSANIPENRLRHFGATAHDPHIWFDVSLWLMAGETVLQKLSAQDPAHQADYQANAQAYFAKLKALDTWVRAQILQIPAQQRVLITAHDAFGYFGDAYGMEVRGLQGISTATEFGLRDIKILKDVIAERKIKAVFVESSVPKKFIESLVAGVQESGHQLVIGGQLYSDAMGLTGTPEGTYIGMVTANVNTIVSALK